A stretch of DNA from Bradyrhizobium algeriense:
TTGCAGGATCGTGACGCTGCGCGCATCATCCCAGTCGTGAATAATGCTCTTGAGGATGATCGCATCCGCGAGCGCCGGCACGGACTTGAAGAAATCGCCGGCGGCGAAGTCCACGCGGTCACCGACGCCGGTCTGCCTGAGATGCTTGCTTGCGGCCTCGGCGCACCTCGGAAGATCGAAAACAGTTCCGCGCAGTTCCCGGTTTTGCTGTGCGATGGCGCCGAGCAATTCGCCGGATCCGCCGCCGACGTCCATCAGATGGCGTATCCCGCTGAAATCGTAGGCGCGAAGGACATCCGGCGTTACCAGCCGCGTGAGCTCTGTCATCGCAGCATTGAACTTGTCGACGATTTCAGGTGTTCGACCCATCAGCTCGAAAGTGTTGGCAAGGCCCTGCAATTCCGCTGCAGTCTTGCCGGTCATCACGGATTCAAGCATTCCGCTCCAGGCTTTTGAAATCATCTCGCCTTCTAAGATTGCCCAGCCTTTGAACGATTGCTCGGCGGCGCTGTCGAGGCAGGCGCCCACTTCCGTCAATGCGTAGCGATCTTCGCCGCTACGCGAGAATATGCCGATGGTGGAGAGCGCGGTGAGCAGGCGGCCAAGCGCCCGTTGATCCGCGCCGGTTGCCTTGGCGAGCTTGCCAAGCGTCTGCGGCCCGTCCCGCAGCAACTCGGCGAGCCCGAGCCTGGCCGCGACATAGATCACCGCCGTGACACGGTGCGATTGGATCAAATCGAAAAGCCTGAGGGCCGATACTTGCGATGACATCGTGCCTCCCGTCGCTGAATTATTGCGGATTCCGGATATCGATTACCTTGGCCAGTTCGTTCATCGCTGATCGCTGCTTTTCGATCCCCGATTTCAGTTCCTCGGTCGTGCCGCTCAACACAATGTGCCCACCTGCCTCCAGTTTACCGCGAACATCTGTATCGCGACAGACGGCGGCAACGTCGGCGGCAATTCGGCTTCGCACGGCCTCCGGCATGATCTTGCTACCGAAGATGCCCGCCAGCCCCTCGATTTCAAGCTCAGGATATCCGAGTTCGCGCGCGGTCTTGACATCGGGCAGCGTGGCGGCGCGGGTCGGGTTGACGACGCGAGAAAGCGCGCCTTTCCGGCTTGAACGGGCGAGGATGACGCGGTCAATGAGGTCAGAAGTGCCTGGATGCGACCTTCCCCCAGATCAGCCTGGGGCTGGGAGGCGTCGCGATAACTGACAAAGCTCATCTTCAGATCGTGTTGCTTCAGGAATGCCGAAAATACAAATCGCGGCAGGGTCGGGCCCGAATTCCAGGCATATTTTTCGGGGCTCGCCCGCAACGCCTCGATCAGCTCCGGGATGCTGTTGACGGATAGCTGGTTGCTGACAGTGAGCGTCAAGGCGATCGCCGTGGTTGCGGAGATCGGCACCAGATCACGGTTGACGTCGTATGGCAGCTTCTCGACCAGCATCGGCGCAACTGTGATCGAGCCGGCCACGGTATACAACAGCGTATGATCATCCTGGCTTGCCACGAACGAACCGACGCCGATCGTGCCCTCGGCGCCGGGCCGATCCTCGACGACGACCGGCTTACCCCATTTCTTGCCAAGCGCATCGGCGAAAATCCGGGCCGCCGCATCGTTGGCACTTCCGGGCGGAAACGTCACGACCATCTTGACCTGCCGCTCGGGCCAATCCGCGCGCGCGGAGATCGGCGCAGCAAGAGCCATGACGAAAGCCGCAAGACCCGCGAGCGCGCGCAGCCGGGCGAATTTTTCAAGGGTCGGGCTACGAGCAGCCCATGAACCAGATATCTGCAAGAACGTCACGGCTACCTCCCATCGTTCACTGGCTGGATTTGCGCTGCGGCTTGCGTCGACCGTTTCCGGGACGGGCATAGGAGTCGTTTGCTTCAATGATGCGCACAAGCATGTCGAGCAGTGCGATCCGCTCGTCCGGATCGAGCGGAGCGAGCAGACGTTCCTGAGCGGCAAGCGCAGCCGGGCGCAAGCGGCGGCGCAGCGAGGCCCCTCGTTCCGTGACATAGAGCTGGCGCGCGCGCCGGTCGTCGGGATCGACCTTTCGCTCGATCAGGCCCTTGTCTTCCAGCTCCTCGACCATCTGCCCGAAATTGACCGCGTCTACCCCCATGCGTTGCGCCACCTGTTTCTGGCCTCTCCCGGGCTCCTCCAGGATCGCCGCGAGAACGCCCCAGAGCAGCGGTGTCAAACCTTCGGCGCTGAGAATTTCGGCGGTCACGCCGAGGCAAATTTGATTGAAGCGGCGCGCCAGATGCGCCGGCACGCGGTGGGAAGGGAGGACACCACCGGAATTGAGGTGAAGCTTCGACATGACAAGCTCAGAGCCCCAAATAATAAGAATTCTAATAATAAGAATACAAATCACATGGGTAGTCAATCTCAATAGATGTATACCTTTAAGGTTCCTAAATACCTTATATGCAGGAAATTTGCGGAGCACTGCCAGATTGTGTATACATATGGAATTCAAGCACGGAGCCAAGCCATGCCATCCTCGTTCCCGCTCAATGCCTGGTACGCCGCCGCCTGGGATGTTGATCTCAAGCACGCGCTGTTTCCGCGCACGATCTGCGGCAAGCATGTCGTGATGTACCGCCAGTCCGACGGGCGGGCCTGCGCGCTGGAGGATGCCTGCTGGCACCGGCTGGTGCCGCTGTCGAAGGGGCGGCTCGACGGCGACACGGTCGTCTGCGGCTATCACGGGCTGAAATACAATGCGCAGGGCCGCTGCACCTACATGCCCTCGCAGGAAACCATCAATCCTTCCGCCTGCGTGCGCGCCTATCCCGTCGTGGAACGACATCGTTTCATCTGGCTGTGGATGGGCGATCCGGCGCTGGCCGACCCCGCGCTGGTGCCCGACATGCACTGGAATGACGATCCGGCCTGGGCCGGCGACGGCAAGACCATTCATGTGAAGTGCGACTACCGCCTCGTGGTCGACAATTTGATGGACCTGACCCACGAGGCTTTCGTGCACGGCTCCAGTATCGGCAACGATCACGTCGCCGAAGCCCCCTTCGACGTCACCCATGGCGACAAGACCGTAACCGTGACGCGCTGGATGAAGGGCATCGATGCGCCGCCCTTCTGGGCCGCGCAGTTGCAGAAGCCGGGCGCGGTCGACCGCTGGCAGATCATCAACTTCCAGGCACCCGGCACCGTCAATATCGACGTCGGCGTGGCACCCGCGGGCACCGGCGCGCCGGAGGGCGACCGCTCGCAGGGCGTCAATGGCTTTGTGCTCAACACCATGACGCCGGAGACCGAGACTACCTGTCACTATTTCTGGGCCTTCGTCCGCAATTACCGGACCACCGAGCAGAAGCTGACCACCGAAATCCGCGAGGGCGTTGCCGGCATCTTCCACGAGGATGAAATCATCCTCGAAGCGCAGCAGCGCGCGATGGACGAAAATCCGGACCGCACCTTTTACAACCTCAATATCGATGCCGGCGCGATGTGGGCGCGGCGCGTGATCGACCGCATGGTCGCGCGCGAAACCGGACCGCAAAGCGTGCAAGCCGCGGAGTGAGGTCATGAGCGAACGCGACGCCGAGCGCTCCGTCTCGCAGACCGTGCGCGCGCAACTCGCGCTGCGCGATATGATCCTGTCCGGGCGGCTGCGCTCGGGCGAGCGCATCTCCGAGCTGCAGGCGGTCGATATCACGGGCGTCTCGCGGACGCCGGTGCGGCTGGCGCTGGTGCGGCTGGAGGACGAAGGCCTGCTGCAGGCGATCCCGTCCGGCGGATTCATGGTGAAGGCGTTCACCGAGCGCGACATTTTGGACTCGATCGAGCTGCGCGGCACGCTGGAGGGCCTCGCGGCCCGCTTTGCGGCCGAGCGCGGCGTCAGCGCGCGCAGCCTCGAGCCGTTGAAGGAATGCCTAGGCGATCTCGACCAACTGGTTCGTCAGGACCCGATTTCGGTCGAAGCGTTTTCCGCCTATGTCACCATGAACGCGCGCTTTCACGCGCTGCTCAACGAACTATCCGCAAGCGCGCCGCTGATCCGCGAGATCGACCGCGTCTCCGCGCTGCCGTTCGCCTCCCCAAGCGCTTTTGTGATGGCGCAGTCGGCGTTGCCGGAAGCGCATCAGATCCTGCTGCTCGGGCAGGATCACCACCGCATCGTGGTGGACGCGATCGAGAACCGCGAGGGCGCGCGGGCCGAGGCCGTGATGCGCGAGCATTCGCGCCTCGCCGCGCGCAATTTGCGGCTCGCGATCCGAAACCGCACGCATCTCGAACTGATGCCGGCGCTCGCCTTGCTCAAATCGTCAGCCGAATAGGGATCGCCGATGCGTTTTGCCGAGCAATGGAGCTGGTGCACGGTCGAAGCTGTGCGCGACGTGACGCCCACGATCCGCGAATTCAGACTGCGCCCCGAGAACGGCCGCGTGCCGCCCTACCCGGCCGGCAGCCATATCGGCGTCAGCGTGCTGATCGACGGACAGCCCGCGCGGCGATCTTATTCGCTGGTGGAGAACAGCGATCCCAACACCTATCGCATTGCGGTGCGCCGGGCGCCGGACAGCCACGGCGGCTCGCGCGGCATGTGGAGCCTGACGCCGGGCGCGCGGATCGAGACTTCAAATCCAGCATCCCTGCTCGAAATCGACTGGACGAGGAAGAACTATTGCCTGATCGCCGGCGGCATCGGCATCACCCCGATAACAGGTATCGCCGCCGCGCTGCGCCGCAGGAATATCGACGCTCCCCTGCACTACGCCGTCAAATCGCGCGGCGATGCCGCCTTCCTCGACGAACTGACGGCGCTGCTCGGCGATCGCTTGATCGTGCACGCCTCCGATGAAGGCGCCCGGCTCGACCTCGATGCCACCTTCCGCGCCTTGCCGGATGATGCCATCGCCATCATGTGCGGGCCGATGCGGATGCTGGAAGCGGCGCGGCGCGCCTGGAATGACGCGGGACGCGCGCCGGCCGATCTGCGCTATGAAACCTTCGGCTCCAGCGGCCTGAAGCCGACGGCCGAATTCCGCGTGCGGCTGAAGGGCACCGACACCGAACTCGTGGTGCCACAGAACAGCTCGATGCTGGACGCACTGAACGGCGCCGGTTTTGAGGTGATCTCAGACTGCCAGCGCGGCGAATGCGGCGTCTGCGCCGTCGACGTCGTTTCCGTCGACGGCGAGATCGATCACCGCGACGTGTTCTTCAGCGATCAGCAGAAGCACGACAATCGCAAGATCTGCCCCTGCGTGTCGCGCGCGATCGGCGTCGTCACCATCGACACGCTGTACCGGCCGGAAGCGGCGCATCGTTAAGCGAACGCGCGCCGTGCTCCAGAAGCGGTCACTGAGCCGAAGTCGAATCCCTATCCAAGCCGCGTGGTTGCGTCAGCTCGCTTATCTCCAGGAGAAGGCGTGAAATTCGACCGATGCATCGACGATCCGCGCGGTCATCGGTCAGACGCTTACTCCTACTCAGCCCTGGTCAATAGATTCTGTTGTCATGTTGCTGACGCAATCTCTGTCTTAGTCGATGAGAACTAAGAATACCTGTGCGAGGACCACACTGGTTCCCACAACGGTTCCACTGCCAATATTGGAACGAATCCGCAAATAACTGGCGCGAGTTAGTCAACGCATCCG
This window harbors:
- a CDS encoding aromatic ring-hydroxylating dioxygenase subunit alpha, whose translation is MPSSFPLNAWYAAAWDVDLKHALFPRTICGKHVVMYRQSDGRACALEDACWHRLVPLSKGRLDGDTVVCGYHGLKYNAQGRCTYMPSQETINPSACVRAYPVVERHRFIWLWMGDPALADPALVPDMHWNDDPAWAGDGKTIHVKCDYRLVVDNLMDLTHEAFVHGSSIGNDHVAEAPFDVTHGDKTVTVTRWMKGIDAPPFWAAQLQKPGAVDRWQIINFQAPGTVNIDVGVAPAGTGAPEGDRSQGVNGFVLNTMTPETETTCHYFWAFVRNYRTTEQKLTTEIREGVAGIFHEDEIILEAQQRAMDENPDRTFYNLNIDAGAMWARRVIDRMVARETGPQSVQAAE
- a CDS encoding MarR family winged helix-turn-helix transcriptional regulator, encoding MTTHVICILIIRILIIWGSELVMSKLHLNSGGVLPSHRVPAHLARRFNQICLGVTAEILSAEGLTPLLWGVLAAILEEPGRGQKQVAQRMGVDAVNFGQMVEELEDKGLIERKVDPDDRRARQLYVTERGASLRRRLRPAALAAQERLLAPLDPDERIALLDMLVRIIEANDSYARPGNGRRKPQRKSSQ
- a CDS encoding GntR family transcriptional regulator, whose product is MSERDAERSVSQTVRAQLALRDMILSGRLRSGERISELQAVDITGVSRTPVRLALVRLEDEGLLQAIPSGGFMVKAFTERDILDSIELRGTLEGLAARFAAERGVSARSLEPLKECLGDLDQLVRQDPISVEAFSAYVTMNARFHALLNELSASAPLIREIDRVSALPFASPSAFVMAQSALPEAHQILLLGQDHHRIVVDAIENREGARAEAVMREHSRLAARNLRLAIRNRTHLELMPALALLKSSAE
- a CDS encoding Bug family tripartite tricarboxylate transporter substrate binding protein, which translates into the protein MTFLQISGSWAARSPTLEKFARLRALAGLAAFVMALAAPISARADWPERQVKMVVTFPPGSANDAAARIFADALGKKWGKPVVVEDRPGAEGTIGVGSFVASQDDHTLLYTVAGSITVAPMLVEKLPYDVNRDLVPISATTAIALTLTVSNQLSVNSIPELIEALRASPEKYAWNSGPTLPRFVFSAFLKQHDLKMSFVSYRDASQPQADLGEGRIQALLTSLTASSSPVQAGKARFLASSTRPAPPRCPMSRPRANSDILSLKSRGWRASSVARSCRRPCEAELPPTLPPSVAIQMFAVNWRQVGTLC
- a CDS encoding PDR/VanB family oxidoreductase, producing the protein MRFAEQWSWCTVEAVRDVTPTIREFRLRPENGRVPPYPAGSHIGVSVLIDGQPARRSYSLVENSDPNTYRIAVRRAPDSHGGSRGMWSLTPGARIETSNPASLLEIDWTRKNYCLIAGGIGITPITGIAAALRRRNIDAPLHYAVKSRGDAAFLDELTALLGDRLIVHASDEGARLDLDATFRALPDDAIAIMCGPMRMLEAARRAWNDAGRAPADLRYETFGSSGLKPTAEFRVRLKGTDTELVVPQNSSMLDALNGAGFEVISDCQRGECGVCAVDVVSVDGEIDHRDVFFSDQQKHDNRKICPCVSRAIGVVTIDTLYRPEAAHR